The Polypterus senegalus isolate Bchr_013 chromosome 1, ASM1683550v1, whole genome shotgun sequence genome includes a window with the following:
- the LOC120524706 gene encoding butyrophilin-like protein 2 isoform X2 gives MEKLLNAILYFLLLMAVDCWPFDEDPVTVPNAPVTARVGESVILPCHLSAEISSVEKEVRWYRVRNNKVSIVLNYATKKSIPEMQSEEYSDRVSFFIQEIDKGKASLQMKNTAFSDKGEYKCCVISDNVHCKIVKLLVPAHGRKPIITVHKQPGGEIRLKCESKGWYPKPELHWNYGDGSVVPVHPDFSEKVEEDGRITVTSHLSVQDSYEEDFLCIVQLSDSKEKFVSTFHVSVKLKTSESMCLSEINKNVILPCHLDPAVRVLDSEVKWEKRGLTSPVFLYTNRRVALEEHHEQYKERTQLNSQDKRTGDLSLLLKNVKVTDEGRYICSVKAHGREIQASLDLSVTAQGGKPVITKDEEPGKC, from the exons ACCCTGTTACTGTTCCTAATGCTCCAGTAACAGCACGGGTAGGTGAATCTGTCATTCTTCCTTGTCATCTGTCGGCTGAAATCAGTTCTGTTGAGAAGGAGGTCAGATGGTACAGAGTCAGAAATAACAAAGTCTCCATTGTACTGAACTATGCAACCAAGAAAAGCATACCGGAGATGCAAAGTGAAGAATACAGTGATCGAGTTAGTTTTTTCATCCAAGAGATAGACAAAGGCAAGGCATCTCTGCAAATGAAGAATACTGCATTTTCTGATAAAGGAGAGTATAAATGCTGCGTCATATCAGATAACGTTCATTGTAAAATTGTAAAGCTTCTTGTACCAG CTCATGGCAGAAAACCTATCATCACTGTTCATAAACAGCCTGGTGGGGAGATTAGACTGAAGTGCGAATCTAAAGGCTGGTACCCTAAACCGGAGCTTCATTGGAATTATGGTGATGGTTCTGTCGTACCAGTCCACCCAGATTTCTCTGAAAAAGTGGAAGAGGATGGGAGGATCACTGTAACAAGTCATCTTTCTGTACAAGATTCATATGAAGAAGATTTTTTGTGCATTGTACAACTTAGTGATAGTAAAGAAAAGTTTGTCTCCACGTTTCATGTCTCAG TGAAATTGAAAACATCTGAAAGCATGTGTCTTTCCGagataaacaaaaatgtcataCTACCTTGCCATCTCGATCCTGCAGTACGTGTTTTAGATTCAGAGGTGAAATGGGAAAAAAGAGGACTTACTTCTCCAGTGTTTCTATATACAAATAGAAGAGTGGCACTAGAGGAGCATCACGAACAGTACAAGGAGAGAACTCAACTGAATTCTCAGGATAAAAGGACAGGAGATCTATCTCTTTTATTGAAAAATGTCAAAGTCACTGATGAAGGCAGATACATCTGCTCTGTGAAAGCACATGGCAGAGAGATACAAGCAAGCCTAGACCTTAGTGTCACAG CTCAAGGCGGCAAACCTGTAATCACTAAAGATGAAGAGCCTGGGAAATGTTAA